A region from the Mercenaria mercenaria strain notata chromosome 7, MADL_Memer_1, whole genome shotgun sequence genome encodes:
- the LOC123554486 gene encoding uncharacterized protein LOC123554486, which translates to MARAGVQWALVVFGICLFSELVQGAFYNVGVRYKVALNVYSGRENPDWEIDETDPLYDRISWMVNEGPPTPLDDNLGYEGFVVEATNAMGQKAWKTVGRHTNRKLESMLLRSCPSSEGLSQQVMNHVYSGIIGQYRKKVLPNSPMAKIVKQPIARVSITTNNDDDSSHIVIKQRLYRKKRQARVCSTRFQPENWNYGQVQRRNNCYNYATNIRTDTFAQPGRASGQRYRITQAGPVYAATLRDGLTPLNGPDAGSECLIALVIWPGEDYHFLRLDNNGYWSQKSGRTEARNVDDSGDLITDPRTCDRGPYTVFAGWLGVGPRASIR; encoded by the exons ATGGCGCGAGCTGGCGTGCAGTGGGCTCTTGTAGTCTTTGgaatttgtttattttctgaaCTAGTCCAAGGCGCTTTTTATAATGTTG GCGTCAGGTACAAAGTGGCTCTCAATGTTTATTCTGGTAGAGAAAATCCTGACTGGGAAATAGATGAGACAGACCCACTGTACGACAGAATTTCATGGATGGTCAACGAAGGCCCTCCCACCCC GCTAGATGATAATCTTGGATACGAAGGGTTTGTAGTTGAGGCTACAAACGCCATGGGACAAAAGGCTTGGAAGACCGTTGGCCGTCACACAAACCGGAAGCTCGAGTCCATGTTGTTGAGGTCATGTCCATCTAGTGAAGGCCTCAGTCAGCAAGTGATGAACCATGTTTATTCTGGCATCATTGGCCag TACCGTAAGAAAGTGCTACCGAACTCACCAATGGCAAAAATAGTAAAACAGCCAATAGCTCGTGTTTCCATAACAACGAATAATGACGATGACAGTAGCCATATAGTTATCAAACAAAGACTTTACAGAAAGAAGCGTCAAGCACGTGTCTGTTCTACAAGGTTCCAACCCGAGAACTGGAATTATGGCCAGGTCCAGAGACGAAATAACTGTTATAACTACGCAACAAACATAAGGACAGACACTTTTGCTCAACCAG GTAGAGCTTCTGGTCAGAGGTACAGAATAACTCAAGCCGGTCCGGTATACGCCGCAACTTTAAGAGACGGTCTCACGCCACTTAACGGTCCAGACGCTGGTTCCGAGTGTCTTATTGCCCTAGTAATCTGGCCAGGAGAGGATTATCACTTCCTCCGTTTGGATAACAATGGTTACTGGTCCCAGAAGAGCGGCAGAACAGAAGCACGAAATGTTGATGACAGCGGTGACCTAATTACTGACCCAAGGACATGTGATCGAGGACCATACACAGTCTTTGCTGGCTGGTTAGGTGTAGGCCCCCGTGCTAGTATTCGATAA